Proteins from a genomic interval of Gluconacetobacter diazotrophicus PA1 5:
- a CDS encoding glycosyltransferase family 87 protein, which yields MTISLLISLAILSIFINIWFPLYFIKPPLFMADFRDCYYDAADAVLRHGRGALVPFLMNRKFVNWPIDVYLFAPFPYMGPTGAVIVFSILGLLAVVGSFLILTKGCNTRKKILVFFLFICNGPLWYSMFDMGNTTHFIFLLLILSLGLLKKKRMYSVGLLIGFSATIKPMISIFFLYFLYRRNWRAAGACAAIVAVTAVSSVAVFGWPVTRGWYEWCIVRYTQQTIGAFNNQSINAFLLRLATGPKYVFDWYLHDLPFSMTLVSKALAIVILALTTIASLAWRSRAARTGRSAADLSDIFDFSLLIAFCVITSPVSWTHYYLLLLMPWSAYITGRLPLHGGPLTDRLVWCSIILVSMPVTYPSILAGRIGFLATRTLASAWLIGAVLFLIALCRSGLLARSTARIPDGISTRKTEDTMALSRF from the coding sequence ATGACAATTTCCCTCCTGATATCGTTGGCTATTTTATCGATATTTATCAATATATGGTTTCCTCTATATTTTATAAAACCTCCCCTGTTCATGGCCGATTTCCGCGACTGCTATTACGACGCGGCCGATGCCGTGCTGAGGCATGGCAGGGGCGCGCTGGTTCCGTTTCTCATGAACAGAAAATTCGTCAATTGGCCCATCGACGTCTACCTGTTCGCCCCGTTCCCCTATATGGGCCCCACCGGGGCGGTGATCGTCTTTTCCATTCTGGGGCTGCTGGCCGTGGTCGGGTCCTTCCTGATCCTGACGAAAGGGTGCAACACCAGGAAGAAGATTCTGGTGTTCTTCCTTTTTATCTGCAACGGCCCTTTGTGGTACAGCATGTTCGACATGGGCAACACGACCCATTTCATATTCCTCCTGCTTATCCTGAGCCTCGGCCTGCTGAAGAAGAAGCGGATGTATTCCGTTGGCCTGCTGATCGGATTTTCCGCCACCATCAAGCCGATGATTTCGATCTTCTTCCTCTATTTCCTGTATCGGCGAAACTGGCGCGCCGCCGGGGCCTGCGCGGCGATCGTGGCCGTGACGGCCGTATCGTCCGTGGCGGTCTTCGGCTGGCCTGTCACGCGCGGATGGTACGAGTGGTGCATTGTCCGCTATACGCAGCAGACCATCGGCGCCTTCAACAATCAGTCCATCAACGCGTTCCTGCTGCGGCTTGCGACAGGGCCGAAATATGTCTTCGACTGGTATCTGCATGACCTGCCGTTTTCCATGACCCTGGTGTCGAAGGCATTGGCGATCGTCATCCTCGCGCTGACCACCATCGCGAGCCTGGCCTGGCGATCCCGGGCAGCCCGGACGGGCCGGAGCGCGGCTGACCTGTCGGATATATTCGATTTTTCGCTGTTGATCGCATTCTGCGTCATCACCAGCCCCGTATCGTGGACGCATTATTATCTGCTGCTGCTGATGCCGTGGAGTGCCTACATCACAGGCCGGCTGCCGTTGCATGGCGGCCCGCTGACGGACAGGCTGGTCTGGTGCAGCATCATACTCGTTTCGATGCCGGTGACCTATCCGTCCATCCTGGCAGGCCGCATCGGGTTCCTCGCCACACGCACGCTTGCATCGGCATGGCTGATCGGTGCGGTGCTCTTCCTGATCGCGTTGTGCCGCAGCGGCCTGCTCGCACGATCGACAGCACGTATTCCTGATGGTATCAGCACGCGGAAGACCGAGGACACCATGGCGCTGTCGCGCTTCTGA
- a CDS encoding DMT family transporter, with amino-acid sequence MSAPSVQAVIATRSDLRQVFAAVALNPSIVLGLLAFGSSAVVWLLVLARIDVSQAYPCVALGIVMTVGAGIVLLGEQIHPTRIIGLLVILSGVVIMARAQ; translated from the coding sequence ATGTCCGCCCCGTCGGTGCAGGCCGTGATCGCCACCCGGTCCGACCTGCGACAGGTCTTCGCGGCGGTGGCGCTGAATCCGTCGATCGTGCTGGGATTGCTGGCCTTCGGTTCCAGCGCCGTCGTGTGGCTTCTGGTCCTGGCGCGTATCGACGTCTCCCAGGCCTATCCTTGCGTTGCGCTGGGCATCGTCATGACCGTGGGGGCGGGCATCGTCCTGCTGGGCGAGCAGATCCACCCCACGCGAATCATCGGCCTGCTGGTGATTCTGTCCGGCGTCGTCATCATGGCACGCGCGCAATAG
- a CDS encoding UbiA family prenyltransferase encodes MDSSLLLDHDTQYPLVVDLDGTLIASDLLIESFFACIGQEFASLPHLCSSLAKGKAHLKHALASRVEIDAMTLPYQDAVLDLIDQARAQRRPIFLATASNERYARAVTQHLGGFDGIFASDTHNNLSGANKARVLVEAFGEKGFDYVGNHRDDLEIWRHARRCHAIGLDGGSRRKLHASGPDRVEILDKPPQSLKTWARALRVHQYAKNVLVFLPALAAHAFSLTVLLQSCAAFLAFCASASAIYLVNDLVDLRDDRSHPTKKRRPLASGRVSIHAALAAIPILGLCAIALCLFLPLIFSVTLFGYVVLTTGYSFWLKRKKLGDVVGLALLYTARLVGGAAATGIVLSEWILAFSLFVFTSLALIKRYTELLTRLDANLPDSSSRDYKKDDLVVLASLAAASGTNAVTVFSLYIASDSVKATYRHPDMLWLLSPILLFLLGRVLIVAHRRHMHDDPVIWALRDRTSCVAVACSIMIFLAAS; translated from the coding sequence ATGGATTCCTCATTATTGCTGGATCATGACACCCAATATCCATTGGTCGTGGATCTGGATGGCACATTGATCGCCTCGGATCTGCTGATCGAATCGTTTTTCGCCTGTATCGGTCAGGAATTCGCCAGCCTTCCGCATCTGTGTTCCTCCCTGGCCAAGGGGAAGGCGCACCTGAAGCATGCGCTGGCCTCGCGGGTCGAAATCGATGCCATGACGCTACCCTACCAGGACGCGGTTCTGGACCTGATCGACCAGGCGCGGGCCCAGAGGCGGCCGATCTTCCTGGCCACGGCTTCGAACGAACGCTACGCGCGGGCCGTGACCCAGCATCTGGGCGGGTTCGATGGAATATTCGCCAGCGACACGCACAACAACCTGTCGGGCGCGAACAAGGCCCGCGTCCTCGTCGAAGCCTTCGGAGAAAAAGGCTTCGATTATGTCGGCAATCATCGTGACGACCTGGAAATCTGGCGCCACGCGCGGCGATGTCACGCGATCGGGCTGGATGGCGGGTCGCGGCGCAAGCTGCACGCATCGGGCCCAGACCGCGTCGAAATCCTGGACAAGCCGCCCCAGTCGCTGAAGACATGGGCGCGCGCCCTGCGTGTCCATCAATATGCGAAAAACGTCCTGGTCTTTCTGCCGGCCCTGGCCGCCCATGCGTTCAGCCTGACGGTCCTGCTGCAAAGCTGCGCCGCCTTCCTGGCCTTCTGCGCCTCGGCATCGGCCATCTATCTGGTGAACGACCTGGTGGATCTGCGTGACGACCGGTCGCATCCCACCAAGAAAAGGCGCCCGCTGGCCAGCGGCAGGGTGTCGATCCACGCGGCGCTGGCCGCGATCCCGATACTGGGACTGTGCGCCATCGCGCTCTGCCTGTTCCTGCCATTGATCTTCAGCGTCACGCTGTTCGGCTACGTCGTGCTGACGACGGGCTATTCCTTCTGGCTGAAGCGCAAGAAACTGGGGGACGTGGTGGGGCTTGCGCTGCTGTACACGGCCCGGCTGGTCGGGGGCGCGGCGGCGACGGGGATCGTCCTGTCGGAATGGATCCTGGCATTTTCGCTGTTCGTGTTCACGTCCCTGGCCCTTATCAAGCGCTATACGGAATTGCTGACCCGGCTGGATGCGAACCTGCCGGATTCCAGCAGCCGGGACTACAAGAAGGACGACCTGGTGGTACTGGCGTCCCTGGCGGCGGCGTCCGGGACCAACGCGGTGACGGTCTTTTCGCTGTATATCGCATCGGATTCGGTCAAGGCGACGTACCGGCACCCCGATATGCTGTGGCTGCTGTCACCGATCCTGCTCTTCCTGCTGGGCCGGGTGCTGATCGTCGCCCATCGGCGGCACATGCATGACGACCCGGTCATCTGGGCGTTGCGCGACCGCACGAGCTGCGTTGCCGTCGCATGCTCGATCATGATCTTCCTGGCGGCGTCGTGA
- a CDS encoding sodium:solute symporter family protein yields MSSVTFCLVILLSLGIALYSRRGHHHQGTRDFFVASGQFGGALLFFLAVGETYSIGTVLGFPAGTVSHGTAFVLWFLSYIVLAFPVGYFLNPRIWQAGQACNALTLADLFRHHVGSRAVEIAMALNAILFLLPFGDMQFVGLLTVLQGFGWQVPSILLTTLAAVMAFFWVALSGIRAPAYVSILKDVLTIVAVVAVGGAALLAMGHLPDPHQAGRAVGQDIADIRPTGRDEAFAMSTVILQSIGFCVAPQTVAFLFTGRSRRIVRRNQVLMPLYMLMFPFLYLVAEYARRSGMALPTPNDAFMTVSLALLPGWMDGLVAAACTLSALVVLAGTCLAIGSLVSHNLLHGLSDRQQRYGAQVVIALYLLFSVVSAAHASGVLVKLNTMYYFGVTQAAPGLFAILLARPVRPAALVAGLLAGDGLSVGLYLGGVDLGGINPGLVGLVANAAILWAGSYMPRRR; encoded by the coding sequence ATGTCAAGTGTGACGTTCTGCCTCGTGATCCTGCTGTCGCTGGGGATCGCGCTTTATTCCCGGCGAGGGCACCATCACCAGGGAACGCGGGATTTCTTCGTCGCCTCGGGGCAGTTCGGCGGTGCGCTGCTGTTCTTCCTGGCGGTGGGCGAGACGTACAGCATCGGCACCGTGCTGGGCTTTCCCGCCGGCACGGTCAGCCACGGCACGGCGTTCGTACTCTGGTTCCTCAGCTACATCGTGCTGGCCTTTCCGGTGGGGTATTTCCTCAATCCCAGGATCTGGCAGGCCGGACAGGCCTGCAATGCCCTGACCCTGGCGGACCTGTTCCGCCACCATGTCGGCAGCCGGGCGGTCGAAATCGCCATGGCGCTGAATGCCATCCTGTTCCTGTTGCCGTTCGGCGACATGCAGTTCGTCGGCCTGCTGACGGTGCTGCAGGGCTTCGGCTGGCAGGTGCCCAGCATCCTGCTGACGACGCTGGCGGCGGTGATGGCGTTCTTCTGGGTCGCGCTGTCGGGGATACGCGCCCCGGCCTATGTCTCGATCCTGAAGGATGTGCTGACGATCGTCGCGGTGGTGGCGGTCGGCGGCGCGGCCCTGCTGGCCATGGGCCACCTGCCGGACCCGCACCAGGCCGGGCGGGCGGTCGGGCAGGACATCGCGGATATCCGTCCCACCGGGCGGGACGAGGCCTTCGCCATGTCCACCGTCATCCTGCAGTCGATCGGCTTCTGCGTCGCGCCGCAGACGGTGGCGTTCCTGTTCACCGGGCGCTCGCGGCGGATCGTCCGGCGCAACCAGGTCCTGATGCCGCTCTATATGCTGATGTTCCCGTTCCTGTACCTGGTCGCCGAGTATGCGCGCCGGTCGGGCATGGCGCTGCCCACGCCGAACGATGCGTTCATGACCGTGTCGCTGGCGCTGCTGCCCGGCTGGATGGACGGGCTGGTGGCCGCGGCCTGCACCCTGTCGGCGCTGGTGGTCCTGGCCGGAACGTGCCTGGCGATCGGTTCGCTGGTATCGCACAACCTGCTGCATGGCCTGTCGGATCGCCAGCAGCGCTACGGCGCGCAGGTCGTGATCGCGCTCTATCTGCTGTTTTCGGTCGTCAGCGCGGCACACGCGTCCGGCGTCCTGGTCAAGCTGAACACCATGTATTATTTTGGCGTGACGCAGGCGGCGCCCGGCCTGTTCGCTATCCTGCTTGCCCGGCCGGTCAGACCGGCGGCGCTGGTCGCCGGATTGCTGGCCGGGGACGGGCTTTCGGTCGGACTGTATCTGGGCGGTGTCGATCTGGGCGGGATCAATCCCGGACTTGTGGGGCTGGTGGCCAACGCCGCCATCCTGTGGGCCGGCAGTTACATGCCGCGGCGCCGCTGA
- a CDS encoding DUF3311 domain-containing protein: MIDDPPADAAPVILPNGPSPVLPRWRLAVGIGIPFCAVDLALPWLDRVRGTILGFPVVTAWLFAWFVLTSACLGTVWVLHDRHLGDDD, translated from the coding sequence ATGATCGATGATCCGCCCGCGGATGCCGCACCCGTCATCCTGCCGAACGGACCGTCGCCCGTGCTGCCGCGATGGCGGCTGGCCGTCGGGATCGGTATCCCGTTCTGCGCCGTGGATCTGGCTCTGCCGTGGCTGGACCGGGTGCGGGGCACGATCCTGGGCTTCCCGGTCGTGACGGCCTGGCTGTTCGCGTGGTTCGTCCTGACCTCCGCCTGCCTGGGCACGGTATGGGTCCTGCATGACCGCCATCTCGGCGATGACGACTGA
- a CDS encoding NUDIX domain-containing protein, with product MDTVDMDGIPVTFAVSVPPDRHADVRAAPHFRRWLLQAASRFDLRAVAVRDVVFFGHRVGFILVEADAWHAGRQVPGAALLRGDSVSVLVVLLSRHPPRTILTCEPRLPVACPDLLALPAGMLDGGQLVSTALRELAEEVGTDLTVRADMLVELTTVWLSPGGCDEAITLYAVDLDIDAQAMRALDGRRTGNACEHETIHLRIIDLDAIPGIGRTDAKTLLSYHLYRNLKDRSPGPADMVSKTE from the coding sequence ATGGACACGGTGGACATGGACGGGATTCCGGTCACCTTCGCTGTTTCGGTCCCGCCGGATCGCCATGCCGACGTCCGTGCCGCGCCGCATTTCCGGCGCTGGCTGCTGCAGGCCGCGTCGCGGTTCGACCTGCGCGCCGTGGCGGTGCGGGACGTCGTCTTCTTCGGACACAGGGTGGGCTTCATTCTGGTGGAGGCCGACGCCTGGCATGCCGGGCGGCAGGTCCCGGGCGCGGCCCTGCTGCGGGGGGATTCGGTGTCGGTGCTGGTGGTGCTGCTGTCCCGGCATCCCCCGCGGACCATCCTGACGTGCGAGCCGCGCCTGCCGGTGGCCTGCCCCGACCTGCTGGCGCTGCCGGCCGGCATGCTGGACGGCGGCCAGCTTGTCAGCACCGCCCTGCGCGAACTGGCCGAGGAAGTCGGCACCGACCTGACCGTGCGGGCCGACATGCTGGTCGAACTGACCACCGTCTGGCTGTCGCCCGGCGGATGCGACGAGGCGATCACGCTCTACGCCGTCGATCTGGATATCGACGCGCAGGCCATGCGGGCGCTGGACGGGCGACGGACCGGCAATGCCTGCGAGCATGAAACGATCCATCTGCGGATCATCGACCTGGATGCGATCCCCGGGATCGGCCGCACCGACGCGAAGACCCTGCTGTCCTATCACCTGTACCGGAACCTGAAGGACCGGAGCCCGGGCCCGGCGGATATGGTTTCCAAAACGGAATAA
- a CDS encoding energy transducer TonB has protein sequence MRAAAVPDRGRRDRLMRQAAPASRGLVPAVMVAALLLHGLFGLVVFPWGRPIPVPSMARVVEMYFLPPVAAPKPPPPTPAATPPEPPPPGPRPDTPPSRPVMPADRDADRIVPRPRAMPSHAPRVARQQATVPVPAPAKPAPLSPPEPAAAPVKPVAPAPPAAPVCDRPAGRYPPMARRLHEEGEAELSLQLGPDGAVAHAELARSTGYDDLDEAALAAGRTVHCTVLSGRMPASARITVMFHLKMT, from the coding sequence ATGCGCGCGGCCGCTGTCCCGGACCGGGGGCGGCGCGACCGCCTGATGCGCCAGGCCGCGCCCGCGTCGCGCGGCCTGGTCCCGGCGGTGATGGTCGCGGCGCTGCTGCTCCATGGCCTTTTCGGGCTGGTCGTCTTCCCGTGGGGGCGGCCGATTCCGGTGCCGTCCATGGCGCGCGTGGTGGAAATGTATTTCCTGCCCCCCGTCGCCGCGCCAAAGCCGCCCCCACCCACACCGGCGGCCACGCCGCCGGAGCCGCCGCCGCCCGGGCCCCGGCCCGACACCCCGCCTTCGCGGCCCGTGATGCCGGCGGACCGGGATGCCGACCGGATCGTACCCCGTCCCAGAGCGATGCCGTCCCACGCGCCGCGCGTGGCGAGGCAGCAGGCGACCGTACCGGTCCCCGCCCCGGCAAAGCCCGCCCCGCTTTCCCCGCCGGAGCCGGCTGCTGCCCCCGTGAAGCCGGTGGCCCCGGCACCCCCGGCGGCACCGGTCTGCGACCGGCCGGCCGGCCGGTACCCGCCCATGGCGCGGCGACTGCATGAAGAAGGGGAGGCCGAACTGTCGTTGCAGCTCGGCCCCGACGGGGCCGTCGCCCATGCTGAACTGGCGCGCAGTACCGGCTATGACGATCTGGACGAAGCGGCCCTGGCGGCCGGCCGGACGGTGCATTGCACCGTTCTGTCGGGGCGCATGCCGGCGTCGGCGCGTATCACGGTCATGTTTCACCTGAAAATGACCTGA
- a CDS encoding DUF2946 family protein, translating to MTRAALPATRPICGRWLIVALTLIGLLSQLLIQSRALPDEMPRATIERLTGIDIACTMPARPHDDGMAGMRMDGAPQVTPDGHHPAAPDHGDSCPLCPLLHLPVVTLTTLAFLPLPPMVWARPRSRPAQPRAPPVRGCGLPPSRGPPAAA from the coding sequence TTGACGCGCGCCGCCCTTCCTGCGACACGGCCGATTTGCGGCCGCTGGCTGATCGTCGCGCTGACCCTGATCGGCCTGCTGAGCCAGTTGCTGATCCAGAGCCGCGCACTGCCCGACGAGATGCCGCGCGCCACGATCGAACGCCTGACGGGCATCGATATCGCGTGCACGATGCCGGCGCGCCCCCATGACGACGGCATGGCAGGCATGCGGATGGACGGGGCGCCGCAGGTGACACCCGACGGCCATCACCCTGCCGCTCCGGACCACGGCGATTCGTGCCCGCTCTGCCCGCTGCTGCATCTGCCGGTCGTGACGCTGACGACGCTGGCGTTCCTGCCGTTGCCGCCAATGGTGTGGGCACGGCCGCGCAGCCGCCCCGCCCAGCCACGGGCCCCGCCCGTGCGCGGCTGCGGACTGCCGCCGTCACGGGGGCCCCCTGCCGCTGCCTGA
- a CDS encoding TonB-dependent receptor, translating into MSRFPAAPSPAEAALCGCIVAFCAHAAPARAGDPVVTLPSLSIEATDLPSLADSPLSASSPGASDRAAAQLGSPDAVALFHDTPGFSAYSAGGISSLPVLNGMADDRVATVVDGVRISAGCPNHMNPAMSYIDPDSVQTATAIAGITPVSLGGDSTAGTVDVERRDPQFARKGQVLVTGHVTGNYRSNGGGSEASGTVTLADDTFSLRYTASYAHAGDYHAGGDGGVVRSTDYLTFNHAVTLGMHKGNHLLALTAGQQDTPYEGFPNQYMDMTNNRSTYVNGKYDGSFDWGDLEVRGYWQRVDHVMDMLGDKGGHSPTTGMPMNTDSRMAGYTLKATIPLGPRDTLRLGSSFDHDGLNDWWPPLQGSMMMGPGTFHNVNNGHRDRLGHYAEWEARWTPRLSTLLGFRNDLVMMNTGPVSPYSWTGMMAAADATAARAFNAMDRGRTDVNFDVTALTRWQALDSLTIEGGYARKTRSPNLYERYAWGRGAMATKMIGWFGDGNGYVGNPNLTPEIANTASITIDWHDPHGQAWDLKIQPYYTYTHHYVNVVRLAQYSNGTSLLEFVNHDAQSYGINASGSYRLWNTVRYGQGDLVGTVDWVRGQDLVTRSGLYHQMPANGMVGVHETVGNWTGRVEMTFVKSKDTVDRLRNEPRTPGYALLGLGGSYRWRYLALNAGIDNVMNQKYYLPLGGLSLGDYDATGVLGPLKGMGRSFNVSLTGSF; encoded by the coding sequence ATGTCACGTTTTCCCGCAGCCCCCTCGCCTGCCGAGGCGGCACTCTGCGGCTGCATCGTCGCCTTCTGCGCCCATGCCGCCCCGGCCCGCGCCGGCGATCCGGTAGTTACCCTGCCTTCGCTCTCGATCGAGGCCACGGATCTTCCATCGCTGGCGGACAGTCCGCTTTCCGCCTCCTCGCCCGGCGCCAGCGACCGCGCGGCCGCGCAACTCGGCAGCCCCGACGCCGTCGCCCTGTTCCACGACACGCCCGGCTTCAGCGCCTATTCGGCCGGCGGGATCTCGTCGCTTCCGGTGCTGAACGGCATGGCGGACGACCGGGTGGCGACCGTCGTCGACGGAGTGCGGATCAGCGCGGGGTGCCCCAATCACATGAACCCCGCCATGTCCTATATCGACCCGGACAGCGTGCAGACCGCGACCGCGATCGCCGGGATCACGCCGGTCAGCCTGGGCGGCGACAGTACCGCCGGCACGGTCGATGTCGAGCGGCGCGACCCCCAATTCGCCCGGAAGGGCCAGGTCCTGGTCACCGGCCATGTCACCGGCAATTACCGCAGCAATGGCGGCGGGTCCGAGGCGTCGGGCACCGTCACGCTGGCGGACGACACGTTCAGCCTGCGCTACACGGCTTCCTACGCCCATGCCGGCGATTATCACGCGGGCGGCGACGGGGGCGTGGTGCGCTCGACCGATTACCTGACCTTCAACCATGCCGTGACCCTGGGCATGCACAAGGGCAACCATCTGCTGGCCCTGACGGCAGGCCAGCAGGATACCCCCTACGAGGGCTTTCCCAACCAGTACATGGACATGACCAACAACCGGTCGACCTACGTGAACGGCAAGTACGACGGCAGTTTCGACTGGGGCGACCTTGAGGTCCGGGGCTACTGGCAACGGGTCGATCACGTCATGGACATGCTGGGCGACAAGGGGGGCCATTCCCCCACCACCGGCATGCCCATGAACACCGATTCCCGGATGGCGGGCTATACGCTCAAGGCGACCATCCCGCTGGGGCCGCGCGACACGCTCCGGCTCGGCAGTTCGTTCGATCATGACGGGCTGAACGACTGGTGGCCGCCGTTGCAGGGCAGCATGATGATGGGACCGGGAACGTTCCATAACGTCAATAACGGCCACCGCGACCGGCTGGGGCACTACGCGGAATGGGAAGCACGCTGGACGCCCCGCCTGTCCACCCTGCTCGGGTTCCGCAACGACCTCGTCATGATGAATACCGGACCGGTCTCGCCCTATTCCTGGACCGGCATGATGGCGGCGGCGGACGCCACGGCCGCCCGGGCGTTCAACGCGATGGACAGGGGCCGTACCGACGTCAATTTCGACGTCACGGCCCTGACGCGCTGGCAGGCGCTGGACAGCCTGACGATCGAAGGCGGCTATGCCCGCAAGACGCGCTCGCCCAACCTCTATGAACGCTATGCGTGGGGCCGGGGCGCCATGGCAACGAAGATGATCGGCTGGTTCGGCGACGGCAACGGCTATGTCGGCAACCCGAACCTGACGCCCGAAATCGCCAATACCGCCAGCATCACGATCGACTGGCACGACCCGCACGGACAGGCATGGGACCTGAAGATCCAGCCCTACTACACCTACACGCATCACTATGTGAACGTCGTGCGCCTGGCGCAGTACAGCAACGGCACGTCGCTGCTGGAATTCGTCAACCATGACGCCCAGAGCTACGGCATCAATGCCTCCGGCTCGTACCGTCTGTGGAACACGGTCCGGTATGGCCAGGGCGACCTGGTCGGCACCGTCGACTGGGTGCGCGGGCAGGATCTGGTGACCCGTTCCGGCCTGTACCACCAGATGCCGGCCAACGGCATGGTCGGTGTGCACGAGACGGTCGGAAACTGGACCGGCCGCGTCGAGATGACGTTCGTGAAATCGAAGGACACCGTCGACCGGCTGCGCAACGAGCCGCGCACGCCGGGCTATGCGCTGCTGGGCCTGGGGGGAAGCTATCGCTGGCGCTACCTGGCGCTCAACGCCGGCATCGATAATGTCATGAACCAGAAATATTATCTGCCGCTTGGGGGATTGTCGCTGGGCGACTACGACGCGACGGGCGTTCTCGGCCCGCTGAAGGGCATGGGCCGGTCGTTCAATGTCAGCCTGACCGGGTCGTTCTGA
- a CDS encoding NAD-dependent epimerase/dehydratase family protein has translation MRILMTGTAGFIGFHVACRLLDDGHEVTGIDGITAYYDVALKRERHDRLAMRPGFTRHEFMLEDAVRLAETCREARPDIVIHLAAQAGVRYSLENPGAYISANIVGTHNLLEAIKTLGVRHFVLASTSSVYGASAESPFTEDQACNHPLSLYGATKKACEEIGHSHAHLYGLPITACRFFTVYGPWGRPDMALFRFTSNILGGRPIDVYNNAQMERDFTYIDDVVEALCRLLPHAPAVTTPTRRGVSPVAPFRVVNVGHGQPVALGDFIGAIERATGRTAIRHNLPMQPGDVPRTWADCTILEHLTGYRPATALQDGIDAFVAWYRDWYDAA, from the coding sequence TTGCGTATTCTCATGACCGGCACGGCGGGATTCATCGGTTTCCATGTGGCATGCCGGCTGCTGGATGACGGGCATGAGGTCACGGGCATCGACGGGATCACCGCCTATTACGACGTGGCGCTGAAGCGCGAGCGTCACGACCGCCTTGCCATGCGGCCCGGTTTCACCCGCCACGAATTCATGCTGGAGGATGCGGTCCGGCTGGCGGAAACCTGCCGCGAGGCGCGCCCGGACATCGTCATTCACCTCGCCGCCCAAGCCGGGGTGCGGTACAGCCTGGAAAATCCCGGCGCCTATATCAGCGCCAACATCGTGGGCACCCATAACCTGCTGGAAGCGATCAAGACGCTGGGCGTGCGGCATTTCGTCCTGGCCTCGACCTCGTCGGTCTACGGGGCCAGCGCCGAGAGCCCGTTTACCGAGGACCAGGCCTGCAATCACCCGCTCAGCCTCTACGGCGCGACCAAGAAGGCGTGCGAGGAGATCGGTCATTCCCATGCCCACCTGTACGGGCTGCCGATCACCGCCTGCCGGTTCTTCACCGTCTACGGCCCATGGGGGCGGCCGGACATGGCGCTGTTCCGCTTCACCAGCAACATCCTCGGCGGCCGCCCGATCGACGTCTACAATAACGCGCAGATGGAACGGGACTTCACCTATATCGACGACGTGGTCGAGGCGCTCTGCCGCCTGCTGCCGCACGCGCCGGCGGTGACGACCCCCACCCGGCGGGGCGTCAGCCCGGTCGCACCGTTCCGCGTGGTGAATGTCGGCCATGGCCAGCCCGTCGCCCTGGGCGATTTCATCGGCGCCATCGAACGGGCGACGGGGCGGACGGCCATCCGTCACAACCTGCCGATGCAGCCCGGCGACGTGCCCCGGACCTGGGCCGACTGCACGATCCTGGAACATCTGACCGGCTATCGTCCCGCCACCGCGCTGCAGGACGGGATCGACGCCTTCGTCGCCTGGTACCGCGACTGGTACGACGCCGCCTGA
- a CDS encoding dimethylarginine dimethylaminohydrolase family protein — protein MTANRWFIDSETGHLDDVLLCPPTYYDWIPSNDIAVLSLENGLKPEHHAVQKQFDEMVDCLRSAGVTCHFLTPQPGLPYQVYTRDSSQTTPFGTVVTSLFRHERKDEKAQIEAFYGAGEIWKTAGKGTAGGHVEGGDIHVIRPGLLAVGVTGTRTDTAGAREFTGWFDEAGWQTRMIRFSDHFLHLDVVFTMVAENLALVAPDALADADLDWFRDQGIRLLPVTYKEAMRDMACNVLALGDGRVVSPRHSTRVNAMLRAEGLTVLDPELDQFSQGGGSIHCMTMPLRRRSLLRG, from the coding sequence ATGACGGCCAACCGCTGGTTCATCGATAGCGAAACCGGACACCTGGACGACGTCCTGCTGTGCCCGCCGACCTATTACGACTGGATTCCCAGCAACGACATCGCGGTCCTGAGCCTGGAAAATGGCCTGAAGCCCGAGCATCACGCCGTACAGAAGCAGTTCGACGAAATGGTCGACTGCCTGCGCAGCGCCGGCGTGACCTGCCATTTCCTGACGCCGCAACCCGGCCTGCCTTATCAGGTCTATACCCGCGACAGTTCGCAGACGACCCCCTTCGGCACCGTCGTCACCAGCCTGTTCCGCCACGAGCGCAAGGACGAGAAGGCGCAGATCGAAGCCTTCTACGGCGCGGGCGAGATCTGGAAGACCGCCGGGAAGGGCACCGCCGGGGGTCATGTCGAAGGCGGCGACATCCATGTCATCCGCCCCGGCCTGCTGGCGGTGGGCGTCACCGGCACGCGCACCGACACGGCGGGCGCCCGCGAATTCACCGGCTGGTTCGACGAGGCCGGATGGCAGACGCGGATGATCCGGTTCTCGGACCATTTCCTGCATCTGGACGTGGTGTTTACGATGGTCGCGGAAAACCTGGCCCTGGTGGCACCCGACGCCCTGGCCGACGCGGACCTGGACTGGTTCCGCGACCAGGGCATCCGCCTGCTGCCCGTCACGTACAAGGAAGCGATGCGCGACATGGCCTGCAACGTGCTGGCGCTGGGCGACGGACGGGTGGTCAGCCCGCGCCATTCCACCCGCGTCAACGCGATGCTCCGCGCGGAAGGCCTGACGGTGCTGGACCCGGAACTGGACCAGTTTTCCCAGGGGGGCGGCAGCATCCATTGCATGACGATGCCGCTGCGCCGCCGGTCGCTCCTGCGCGGCTGA